From Triticum aestivum cultivar Chinese Spring chromosome 4A, IWGSC CS RefSeq v2.1, whole genome shotgun sequence, a single genomic window includes:
- the LOC123082476 gene encoding uncharacterized protein has translation MADYGYPDGGGEEEDMQWPPAPPAYGYPDDDGGGERPPFVLIDPRAYFADRKNATTAVIDMEAGAPNLRGRLQVTFCAVAPPLVSYFCVHATHMDHTEFLVAPSILATETDGGLALLCVATVDPVYPPDRVRPQNCQYFVYDALARKLHQLPQPGFQHRLSEPSLTIMRKPNKSSKNTSKHVSLRPHVHGEAEAEADFVVAAQSYIFWGKESPHICIYDSAIKTWSNKPVVMGSSYPDHHLPSKTLTIGGSNGTVAWVDLWYNIVFCDVLAERPKLRYLKLPTEPCDGGINPRSLRDIAVFGNTIKYVAILHHPDTSRWIATAWSIKKGRRSWPKEWHMECQLDSTHIKVDAAGSVATFPTLSSLFVGLPTLSLQNDAIVYFLAKIDFSPSQHTAWVLAVDMKNETAEQVVEFPAERTYCVAEGYDASRISAYLQPAPGTQQMPK, from the exons ATGGCCGATTACGGCTATcccgacggcggcggcgaagaggaGGACATGCAGTGGCCACCGGCTCCTCCCGCCTACGGCTAccccgacgacgacggcggcggcgagcggccgcCCTTCGTCCTCATCGATCCACGCGCCTACTTCGCCGACCGCAAGAACGCCACCACCGCCGTCATCGATATGGAGGCCGGGGCCCCCAATCTCAGGGGCCGACTCCAGGTCACCTTctgcgccgtcgccccgccgctcGTTTCCTACTTCTGCGTCCACGCCACCCACATGGACCACACCGAGTTCCTCGTCGCGCCCTCCATCCTGGCCACCGAGACCGACGGCGGCCTCGCCCTCCTATGCGTCGCCACCGTCGACCCCGTCTATCCGCCCGATCGCGTGCGTCCCCAAAATTGCCAATACTTCGTCTACGACGCCCTCGCCCGCAAACTTCACCAACTCCCGCAACCCGGCTTCCAACACCGACTCAGCGAGCCCTCGCTCACCATCATGCGCAAGCCCAACAAAAGCTCCAAAAACACCAGCAAACACGTCAGCCTACGCCcccatgtacatggagaggccgaggccgaggccgactTCGTCGTTGCCGCACAATCCTACATTTTCTGGGGTAAAGAATCTCCTCACATCTGCATCTATGACTCTGCTATCAAGACCTGGAGCAACAAGCCGGTGGTGATGGGTTCATCATATCCAGACCACcacctcccaagcaagacactcaCCATCGGAGGAAGCAATGGCACCGTGGCTTGGGTGGATCTCTGGTACAACATCGTCTTCTGTGACGTTCTCGCCGAACGCCCCAAGCTTCGCTACCTGAAGCTGCCGACCGAACCCTGCGATGGGGGTATCAATCCAAGGTCTCTTCGCGACATTGCGGTCTTTGGCAACACCATCAAGTATGTCGCGATCCTGCATCACCCCGACACAAGTCGTTGGATAGCCACAGCATGGAGCATCAAGAAGGGCCGTCGGTCCTGGCCCAAGGAATGGCACATGGAATGCCAGCTCGATTCCACCCATATAAAGGTTGATGCGGCTGGTAGCGTCGCTACCTTCCCAACCTTGTCGTCTCTTTTCGTTGGCCTCCCCACACTCAGCCTGCAGAATGATGCCATTGTTTACTTCCTCGCCAAGATTGACTTCAGCCCAAGCCAACACACAGCGTGGGTGCTTGCTGTTGACATGAAGAACGAGACTGCTGAGCAGGTGGTGGAGTTCCCTGCTGAGAGGACTTATTGTGTAGCCGAGGGCTACGACGCAAGTAGGATCTCTGCATATCTCCAACCCGCGCCAG GTACACAGCAAATGCCTAAATGA